Genomic DNA from Acanthopagrus latus isolate v.2019 chromosome 2, fAcaLat1.1, whole genome shotgun sequence:
TGATGAGATAAAACTTGACTCATGATTAGTGCAGCTGCTCCCTCTGAAGAAGCTGTTGTTCTTTCTTTAATGTCGCTTCTCATCGTCATCTGCAGCACGAGTTATATTCTTCAGATGAGTAAAGTGATCATGAAACACGTTCTCTGTAACTTCTTCGCATTAGTGTGTAAACTTCCAGTAAACTGTGACATGAAACAGTTCAGCGTTTCACGTCTGAAGGGTTAAATACCAGAGGAGCCTTCAGGATGCTGATGGGATCATGAGATCACGTCGCCCTCAGGCCCGAGCCGACAGCGTCGTCCCATAattcacagtgtttgtgtcGGACAGAGACTTTTGAGACTTTTCCCCTGATAACAGGACGCAGAGCCGTGCGGCCACAAGCTTTTCAAAACCAACAATTTCCCTGCGATAATTTGTGTTTCCACTGACTGAAGCTGAGGGGTCGTCGGGAATGCGTGACCAATTTTCTGCCCTGATTGACTGTAAGAGAGGCCTCGACACCCACAAGACCTCCAGTCTCACATTTACACATAATTTGGGGCAGGCGGACCCTTCTTAGCCAACACTCAGGATTCCTGGAGTGTTTTCCATCATGTGTCCTCCGGCTCACTGAGCAGGAGGTTGTAAATCACCTCCCCCGACTCCTTCGCCCCATCCATCTCCCCtcgctcttcctccctctctcttcatctcctcctgactctttttttttcctcttctcgtTTCTCCTCACAGATCTGCAACGTTTTGATGTCGCATTCCTGAAGTTTCTGGAGAAGTGAGGCGACCGACCCGGCAGCAGACAGCGAGGCCGCCAGAGATCTTATtcttcatcccttcatcctcTTTATCTGAGCGCAGATAAGGgcgtgtttggaggagagagggacccAGTGTTTGCTTGGATATGGCTTTCctgtgcatgagagagagacagagggagctgagctgaggtcacggccttcctcctctcctcccagaGTCACATGTCAGCGTGAGGCACAGCCCCCGGGGTTGCTATCGCTACACTGACCGACCCAAATACTTGTATACTCAGTTGGAGAAGCAGCGCAGACTGGATCGGTCTGTTTGGACTGTGAAGAGCCTGAAGAGCTTCTTATCAAGTGAGTTTGCTTTGTGAGCTGCTGACAGACTTTAACTCACCCAGAGGAGGATCAGCCTCTCTCAGATCAACAGAAGACCACCTGACAACAATCTGTCAGAAGCAAAATGCCGGCAAAGACGCCAATGTACCTGAAAACGACAACTCCCAAGAAGGGGAAGAAGCTGAAGCTGCGTGACGTCCTCTCAGGTGACATGATCAGCCCCCCGCTGGGCGACGTGCGTCACAGCGCCCACGTGGGGCCCGAAGGTGAAGGCGACATGTTCGGAGACGTGGGCTTCCTGCAGGGGAAGATGAGCATGCTGCCGTCTCTGAGCCGGACGCAGAACGGACACTCGCGCTCGCACAGCGTGGAGAGAGGCCCGGACGACGGCTTCAGCGCCAAACAGGACTCACACAGCTACGCCTACAACGGTTACCACTACCAGCACTCGTCCTCCGGCCTGCTGAAGACCACCATCTCCATGCCCGTGTTCATCGCCCACGAGCAGGCTCCACCCAAACCTCCACGCCTCCACCTGGACGACCCCTCGCCTGCCTCTCTGCCCCCCCAGCAGAACCACTTCCAGAACCATCAGGCGGAGACGAACCACAAACAGGCCAACGGCTTCGGTCACGCAGACggccacagacagcagcacccGACCCGGTCGCTCTTTGACAACGGCGTTGTTGGTCGTTTGGCTTCAGAGCCGTGCCGAGACATCTCCATCTCCCCCAACATCCGCAGGCTCGTCCCGTCCTCCGGATCCTTCTCGGAGGTCTCCTCTGAGGACTCCATGTCAGAGATCTGCGGGCCCCTGGACGTCCGCCGGGGCCTCAGCCTGGATTCTGACGCCGGCCTGAGTAACGAGGATCTGAGGAGCGAACGCAGCGACTCGCCCTGCGCCGCCTTCCAGCCGGCCGGCCTCACGGTCTCATCCAATGTGACGCGTTCAGACTCTATGGCGGGTTTAGACCTGGACCTGGATCTGGGTCCATCCATCCTGGAGGATGTCCTGAGTATCATGGACCGCTTCAAGACTGAGGACAACCGCTGTGAGCTTTGAAGAATGGAAcattaaaggaagagttcaccGTAAAATCAAACACATATTTTCCTGCGGCGCTTGTGTCTgatgagctgcagagttttggagagaTTTCGACCATTTCTACAGAAAAATGGAGGTCGATGACACAACGTCTCTTCCCAGAAATCATGACTCAgtactcaagataatccacagatcaTCTTATGAGctgtttcactttctttctgaGCATCTACTGGTGAATGAGCGGCTCGTTGCCAGCTCTCCTGATTTTCCAGGGGGAATCCCATTTTACATCTCCCAGCTTCCTCCGTGGTTCACAAAGTTTTTACAAATTTTCACAACTTTcccatccaagttttgtgaatCTGCCGTGCCAGGTCTCAAAGGATGTGAGCACCACTGCTGTCCTcctgagctgtaacattagctCAGTTTTCTAGCCTGCATGTTTTCTTCCAGGATTATTGTGAGACTGTGGATTATCTCGGATCATCTTTAGACTTTTCTCCGtctgatatctccaaaactctgcagctcgCTGCAGAAGTATCTACATGGATGAAAACAACTGCAGGGgaaaatatgtagttttgagtcttggggtgaactgtcccttttatACATGATTTCataaatccttaaaaaaagaaCCTTGGGAAGACACTGAAGGAGGACAAGGGACGAaggagaaaatgtctttttctcgTCGACTCAGCAGCTGCGTTCACGTTGACG
This window encodes:
- the zgc:154093 gene encoding cdc42 effector protein 3, which produces MPAKTPMYLKTTTPKKGKKLKLRDVLSGDMISPPLGDVRHSAHVGPEGEGDMFGDVGFLQGKMSMLPSLSRTQNGHSRSHSVERGPDDGFSAKQDSHSYAYNGYHYQHSSSGLLKTTISMPVFIAHEQAPPKPPRLHLDDPSPASLPPQQNHFQNHQAETNHKQANGFGHADGHRQQHPTRSLFDNGVVGRLASEPCRDISISPNIRRLVPSSGSFSEVSSEDSMSEICGPLDVRRGLSLDSDAGLSNEDLRSERSDSPCAAFQPAGLTVSSNVTRSDSMAGLDLDLDLGPSILEDVLSIMDRFKTEDNRCEL